A stretch of Amblyraja radiata isolate CabotCenter1 chromosome 42 unlocalized genomic scaffold, sAmbRad1.1.pri SUPER_42_unloc_2, whole genome shotgun sequence DNA encodes these proteins:
- the LOC116969022 gene encoding zinc finger protein 22-like, translating to MGTGVGNATGDPMGLWGEAATRELGVDRRGEAGEPVTTGDAGADRRGECVVLVATDCSECETSFKTVNVLAAHRWAPTGEKPYGCSTCGKSFTRLSGLWQHQWVHSSERPFTCSDCGKGFKLSTNLKEHRNLHTGERPYTCSDCSMGFTKSSNLLKHKRTHTGERPFTCAQC from the exons ATGGGGACTGGGGTTGGTAATGCCACTGGTGACCCGATGGGCTTGTGGGGAGAGGCCGCCACGAGGGAACTGGGGGTGGACCGACGAGGGGAGGCTGGGGAACCGGTTACAACAGGAGATGCAGGGGCAGACCGACGCGGGGAGTGTGTGGTCTTAGTCGCAACAG ACTGCTCGGAGTGCGAAACGAGTTTCAAGACGGTCAATGTCCTGGCGGCCCACCGGTGGGCTCCCACGggtgagaagccctatggctgctccacctgcggcaagagctttaccagGTTGTCAGGACTGTGGCAGCACCagtgggtgcacagcagtgagcggcccttcacctgctccgactgcggcaaaggcttcaagttgtCCACGAACCTGAAGGAGCACAGGAAcctgcacactggggagcggccctacacctgcagcgactgcagcatgggcttcaccaagtccagcaacctgctgaagcacaagcgcacccacaccggcgagcgtcccttcacctgtgcccagtgc